The Temnothorax longispinosus isolate EJ_2023e chromosome 7, Tlon_JGU_v1, whole genome shotgun sequence genome contains a region encoding:
- the LOC139816225 gene encoding putative nuclease HARBI1 has protein sequence MDNLKAAGLIVISYLSKLIFFDLNDNNDDEDSDEEMILYLDRLKVRINNPATRPHRIEGFIERVIDMSTASEFQSHFRITVTSFQWLLNRIAPLLESARAAGHQTTDPKIQLLAFLWLLATPDSFRSVGSRFDLGKSTLSAIFMRVVTALNEISPEIIFWPNVEQRQRIALSFQASAGIEGIIGAIDGTYIAIKAPSVNPDVYINRKCFHAITLQVICENRMSILDCFAGYPSRVSDIRIFRNSPIYEEFMNHSNNYFDERQFIIGDKAYPVFQWCIPPYIERRNVTERQKHFNTCHAKSRQVVERCFALLFGRFRRLKYLDMNRTDYIAPTIIAACVLHNVCLNNEENQEIRDMFIDEGLQAVVDHADNVNNEAANYEINAQELGREGHALRDRIAENLYPFQ, from the exons atggataatttaaaGGCAGCTGGTTTAATTGTGATCAGTTATTTaagcaaattaatattctttgatCTAAATGACAACAATGATGATGAAGATAGCGACGAAGAAATGATATTGTATTTGGACAGATTGAAAGTCCGCATTAATAATCCAGCAACCAGGCCTCATCGCATTGAAGGTTTTATCGAAAGAGTTATTGATATGTCTACTGCTTCCGAATTTCAAAGTCACTTCAGAATAACCGTGACAAGCTTTCAATGGCTCCTAAATAGAATAGCCCCTCTATTAGAAAGTGCTCGAGCAGCTGGACACCAAACTACAGATCCAAAAATACAATTACTCGCCTTTTTATGGCTATTAGCAACACCAGACAGTTTTCG ATCAGTCGGTAGTCGTTTTGACCTAGGAAAGTCTACACTATCTGCTATTTTTATGCGGGTTGTGACTgctttaaatgaaatttctccagaaattatattttggcCAAATGTTGAACAACGCCAACGCATAGCACTATCTTTTCAAGCTTCTGCTGGAATAGAAGGCATAATCGGTGCTATCGATGGAACGTATATTGCTATCAAGGCTCCAAGTGTAAATCCGGATGTTTACATTAACAGAAAATGTTTTCATGCCATAACTCTGCAAGTAATATGCGAAAATAGAATGTCAATTCTTGATTGCTTTGCGGGTTATCCTAGCAGAGTATCAGATATAAggatttttcgaaattcgCCAATATACGAAGAATTCATGAATCattcgaataattattttgatgaaagGCAATTTATTATCGGGGATAAAGCATATCCCGTTTTCCAATGGTGTATACCTCCCTACATCGAGAGAAGAAATGTTACGGAAAGGCAAAAGCATTTCAATACTTGCCATGCCAAGTCTCGCCAAGTAGTTGAACGTTGTTTTGCCCTTTTATTTGGAAGATTTAGACGACTTAAATATTTAGACATGAATCGAACAGACTACATAGCACCAACAATAATTGCTGCATGCGTTTTACACAACgtatgtttaaataatgaagaaaatcAAGAAATACGAGACATGTTTATAGATGAAGGGCTTCAAGCAGTGGTGGATCATGCTGACAATGTTAATAATGAAGCAGCTAATTACGAAATAAATGCACAAGAACTGGGAAGAGAAGGTCACGCATTACGAGACAGGATCGCAGAAAATTTGTATCCGTTTCAATAA